One window from the genome of Marinitoga hydrogenitolerans DSM 16785 encodes:
- a CDS encoding ABC transporter ATP-binding protein, protein MATIELKNLKKHFGNVKAVDDVSLKINDGEFVVFLGPSGCGKTTTLLMLAGIYKPTGGEILFDNQVVNEVPPKDREIGMVFQSYALYPHMTLYENIAFPLQAKKMDKNEIDKKVKDVTKNLDIGKLLDRKPNQISGGQQQRVAIARALVKKPKILLFDEPLSNLDAALRAYMRAEIKKLQHDLGITSVYVTHDQIEAMTMADRIAVFNKGKLMQFDIPDKIYNQPKNIFVARFVGTPSMNIIDVEIIKLGEDVYIKIEDDIKIKIVNKEIKEKINKISEKNVLMGLRPEDIKIRFKKEEGNSFKSKVYILEPLGREIIYNIKLGNNIFKIISDEKYELKIDDDIYLKFPDTNFHLFDKNTGENLLF, encoded by the coding sequence ATGGCAACAATTGAATTAAAAAATTTAAAAAAGCATTTTGGAAATGTTAAAGCTGTAGATGATGTTTCATTAAAAATAAATGATGGAGAATTCGTAGTGTTTTTAGGGCCATCTGGATGTGGTAAAACTACAACATTGTTAATGTTAGCAGGAATATATAAGCCAACAGGAGGAGAAATTTTATTTGACAATCAAGTTGTAAATGAAGTTCCTCCGAAAGATAGAGAAATCGGTATGGTCTTTCAAAGTTATGCATTATATCCTCATATGACATTATATGAAAACATTGCATTCCCACTTCAAGCAAAAAAAATGGATAAAAATGAAATAGATAAGAAAGTAAAAGATGTAACTAAAAATCTTGATATTGGTAAATTACTAGATAGAAAACCTAATCAAATTTCAGGAGGACAACAGCAAAGAGTTGCAATTGCTAGAGCTCTTGTAAAAAAACCTAAAATTTTATTATTTGATGAACCTTTATCTAATTTAGATGCTGCATTAAGAGCTTATATGCGTGCAGAAATCAAAAAGTTGCAACATGATTTAGGAATAACTTCTGTTTATGTTACTCATGATCAGATTGAAGCAATGACAATGGCTGATAGAATTGCTGTATTTAATAAAGGTAAGTTGATGCAATTTGATATTCCGGATAAAATATATAATCAACCAAAAAACATATTTGTAGCAAGATTTGTTGGTACTCCGTCAATGAATATAATAGATGTTGAAATTATAAAATTAGGTGAGGATGTTTATATTAAAATTGAAGATGATATTAAGATAAAAATAGTTAATAAGGAAATAAAAGAAAAAATAAATAAAATAAGTGAGAAAAATGTTTTGATGGGATTGAGACCAGAAGATATTAAAATAAGGTTTAAGAAAGAAGAAGGAAATTCTTTTAAATCAAAGGTATATATCCTTGAACCTTTAGGAAGGGAAATTATATATAATATCAAATTAGGAAACAATATTTTTAAAATAATCAGTGATGAAAAGTATGAATTAAAAATAGATGATGATATATATTTAAAATTTCCAGATACTAATTTTCATCTTTTTGATAAAAACACAGGAGAAAATCTTCTTTTTTAG
- a CDS encoding ABC transporter substrate-binding protein, giving the protein MKKVFLILFVLLLTFSFAKIKIVFWTAPNPDVETFWKQVVAEYEQLYPDIDIEWTTIPAVGSSEEAILNAIAAGEAPDICTNIFSGFAAQLIELDQLVDLSKLPGFDGLLKKRNMENIIKGWEFNGKSYVFPIYTNPILVWWRKDILEKYGWKIPPRTYSDVYEFAKQFSIPNKKYAMKLYAGKNWWDRWFDYISYYYAASDGKPYIDTKNNKAIFDNDAGLDVAKFFETMFKNRWSAVDLGKDPFFTGSVAGGLKGPWTLSYAQIHYPDIIKDIIITPPLVPDNYPKDKSIHTFADTKGLVIFKSSKHQKEAWEFVKWVFSHSEYDKLWIELTKQPPAREDLLTNDLFAKFFEKNPLVAKYAEYVGYAVPPALTSKTVEVQDEMGVSLLEPIIYGKTNAERAIKNAVKNINRLLW; this is encoded by the coding sequence ATGAAAAAAGTATTTCTTATTTTATTTGTTTTATTGTTAACATTTTCATTTGCTAAAATAAAAATAGTATTTTGGACAGCTCCTAATCCTGATGTTGAAACATTTTGGAAACAAGTTGTTGCTGAATATGAACAATTATATCCAGATATTGATATTGAATGGACAACAATTCCAGCAGTTGGTAGTTCCGAAGAAGCTATTTTAAATGCAATTGCTGCAGGTGAAGCACCAGATATATGTACAAATATTTTTTCAGGATTTGCCGCACAATTAATAGAACTTGACCAGTTAGTTGATTTAAGTAAGTTACCTGGTTTTGATGGATTATTAAAGAAAAGAAACATGGAAAATATTATAAAAGGTTGGGAATTCAATGGAAAATCATATGTTTTTCCAATATACACTAATCCTATACTTGTATGGTGGAGAAAAGACATATTAGAAAAATATGGTTGGAAAATACCACCTAGAACATACTCAGACGTCTATGAATTTGCAAAACAATTCTCTATCCCTAATAAAAAATATGCGATGAAATTATATGCTGGAAAAAACTGGTGGGATAGATGGTTCGACTATATTAGTTATTATTATGCCGCTAGTGATGGAAAGCCCTATATTGATACGAAAAATAATAAAGCTATTTTTGATAATGATGCGGGTTTAGACGTAGCAAAATTCTTTGAAACAATGTTCAAAAATCGTTGGTCTGCTGTAGACTTAGGTAAAGATCCTTTCTTCACCGGTTCAGTTGCTGGTGGTCTAAAAGGCCCTTGGACATTATCATATGCTCAAATACACTATCCAGATATTATAAAAGATATAATTATCACTCCTCCATTAGTACCTGATAATTATCCAAAAGATAAATCTATTCATACATTTGCTGATACCAAAGGGTTAGTTATATTCAAAAGTTCAAAACATCAAAAGGAAGCCTGGGAATTTGTAAAATGGGTCTTTTCACATTCTGAATATGATAAACTATGGATAGAATTAACAAAACAACCCCCGGCAAGAGAAGATTTACTTACAAATGATTTATTTGCTAAGTTCTTTGAAAAAAATCCTTTAGTTGCAAAGTATGCTGAATATGTTGGTTATGCTGTTCCACCTGCATTAACTTCTAAAACTGTTGAAGTTCAAGACGAAATGGGAGTTAGTTTACTTGAACCTATTATATATGGAAAAACCAATGCAGAAAGAGCTATAAAAAATGCAGTAAAGAATATAAATAGGCTATTATGGTGA
- a CDS encoding carbohydrate ABC transporter permease, producing MNISKKNYKKGTKLSLFFFLFPGILLVIVFFVIPAILTFILSFTDMDYSFNWDFHGFTNFKDMFSDFLVPIVIKNTFTYVLLTLTFFNVGLALVLSLLTTSIDENGGLVFRLLWMLPRLTPSVVYSLLWLWIFDPTKFGMINGIRTEAFGKEPINFLSAHPMLIIIFANGFVGASFGMILFTSAIKSIPRDYIYAAKVDGGGWFFTVRKVILPILKWQILFTTAYQTLSLLTSFEYILILTDGGPVFSTEVWALYTYHTAFENFRFGYGAALSLVLVVLGFVASLIYLKIFKFENMMEDPRIEVDS from the coding sequence ATGAATATTTCTAAAAAAAATTATAAAAAAGGTACAAAGTTATCGCTCTTTTTCTTTTTATTTCCTGGTATATTACTTGTAATAGTATTTTTTGTTATACCAGCAATATTAACTTTTATTCTATCTTTCACTGATATGGATTATTCTTTTAATTGGGATTTTCATGGATTCACTAACTTTAAAGATATGTTTTCTGATTTTTTAGTTCCAATAGTTATAAAAAATACATTTACATATGTGCTTTTAACATTAACCTTTTTTAATGTAGGGTTGGCATTAGTTTTATCATTATTAACAACTTCTATTGATGAAAATGGAGGGTTGGTTTTTAGATTGTTATGGATGTTGCCGAGATTAACCCCTTCTGTAGTTTATTCATTGTTATGGTTATGGATATTTGACCCAACAAAGTTTGGTATGATAAATGGTATAAGGACAGAAGCTTTTGGGAAAGAGCCAATAAACTTTTTGAGTGCTCACCCAATGTTAATTATTATATTTGCAAATGGGTTTGTTGGAGCTTCTTTTGGGATGATTTTATTTACTTCAGCAATAAAATCAATACCACGCGATTATATTTATGCTGCAAAAGTTGATGGTGGAGGATGGTTTTTTACAGTTAGAAAGGTAATTTTACCTATTTTAAAATGGCAAATTCTTTTTACAACAGCATATCAAACATTGTCACTTTTAACATCATTTGAATATATTCTAATATTAACTGATGGAGGTCCTGTGTTTTCCACAGAAGTATGGGCATTATATACATATCATACAGCATTTGAAAATTTTAGATTTGGTTATGGTGCGGCATTGTCTTTAGTTTTAGTAGTATTAGGATTTGTGGCTTCATTAATTTATTTGAAAATCTTTAAATTTGAAAATATGATGGAAGATCCTAGAATAGAGGTTGATTCATGA
- a CDS encoding PfkB family carbohydrate kinase: MSITFIGHVSKDINIVMENSKIINKTKIPGGGVFFGSIAAATLNDEVNVITKVSEKDKQLFSDLEKNQVKVKWIYSKKSTSIENIYPSGDPDHRVSRMLSKADSFTIKDFENLNNKIIHISPLWHGEFSEDLIPVIRKKTEVLGLDAQGFLRNVNEDGKMNYSDWSLKNKYLPLVDIFKVDIKEAYILTKEKDPKRALNMIKDYGVKEIILTHNKGIFLMVNNSIYEAFFGNYKMEGRTGRGDTCVAAYLVAREKMNYNNALKFAAEITTKKMQYKGPYRG, translated from the coding sequence ATGTCAATTACATTTATTGGTCATGTATCTAAAGATATTAATATTGTTATGGAGAATTCAAAAATAATAAATAAGACAAAAATTCCAGGGGGTGGGGTATTTTTTGGGTCTATTGCAGCAGCCACGTTAAATGATGAAGTAAATGTGATAACTAAGGTTTCTGAAAAAGATAAACAGTTATTCTCTGATTTAGAAAAAAATCAAGTGAAAGTTAAGTGGATATATTCAAAAAAATCAACTTCCATAGAAAATATTTATCCATCAGGAGATCCAGATCATAGAGTAAGTCGAATGTTATCAAAAGCAGATTCTTTTACTATAAAAGATTTTGAAAATCTAAATAATAAAATTATACATATTTCCCCATTATGGCATGGTGAATTTTCTGAAGATTTAATTCCAGTGATTAGGAAGAAGACGGAAGTTTTAGGTCTTGATGCCCAAGGTTTTTTAAGAAATGTTAATGAAGACGGTAAAATGAATTATTCTGATTGGAGTTTAAAAAATAAGTATTTACCTCTAGTTGATATTTTTAAGGTAGATATAAAAGAAGCCTACATATTAACAAAAGAAAAAGATCCTAAAAGAGCTTTAAATATGATAAAGGATTATGGAGTTAAAGAAATAATTTTAACACATAATAAAGGAATTTTTTTAATGGTTAACAATTCAATTTATGAAGCTTTTTTTGGTAATTATAAAATGGAAGGAAGAACTGGAAGAGGAGATACATGTGTAGCTGCTTATTTGGTAGCAAGAGAAAAGATGAATTATAATAACGCATTAAAATTTGCTGCTGAAATTACAACAAAAAAAATGCAATATAAAGGGCCTTATAGAGGTTAG
- a CDS encoding glycerophosphodiester phosphodiesterase, translating into MKALKPLITAHSGCNDTEDNSFEHIYSAINSSADIIEVDIDMSKDKVLVLSHDPFIYKNSGHFEKTSNVINNILRKNGVISLEEVLKDINMKIHLNLDLKSEDVIEPVITLLKKLNYTEKIIFSGCSSSWVMKLRELDDNYAIFLNSQEFEYLTKEDISIFNKTLIKIAIKTGAIGININYKLCNENLVYNAHLNGLFVQVWTVDRKEDMKKMIRMNVDGITTHYPSLLKLLKEVDE; encoded by the coding sequence ATGAAAGCATTAAAGCCATTAATAACAGCTCATTCTGGTTGTAATGATACAGAAGATAATTCTTTTGAACATATATATTCAGCAATTAATTCCAGTGCAGATATTATTGAAGTTGATATTGATATGAGTAAAGATAAAGTGTTGGTTTTATCACATGACCCATTTATTTATAAAAATTCTGGGCATTTTGAAAAAACATCAAATGTTATAAATAACATTTTAAGAAAAAATGGAGTTATTTCATTAGAAGAGGTTTTAAAAGATATAAATATGAAGATACATCTTAACCTTGATTTAAAAAGTGAGGATGTTATAGAGCCAGTAATTACTTTATTAAAAAAATTAAATTACACAGAAAAAATAATTTTTAGTGGTTGTAGTTCATCGTGGGTTATGAAGTTAAGAGAATTGGATGATAATTATGCTATTTTTTTGAATTCTCAAGAATTTGAATATTTAACCAAAGAAGATATTAGTATTTTTAATAAAACATTAATAAAGATTGCAATTAAAACTGGAGCAATTGGAATTAATATAAATTATAAATTATGTAATGAAAACCTTGTTTATAATGCACATTTAAATGGATTATTTGTTCAAGTTTGGACTGTAGATAGAAAAGAAGATATGAAAAAAATGATTCGTATGAATGTGGATGGAATCACCACACATTATCCATCACTTCTTAAATTATTGAAGGAAGTTGATGAATAA
- a CDS encoding DeoR/GlpR family DNA-binding transcription regulator encodes MFAEERQKKILTFIKNKGKASVNELSKFLNVSAVTIRKDLSYLEELGKVIRTHGGAILPDHAKVEWNFLSKIKQMSFEKKEIAKKAYSYIQEDDTIALDSSSTNYYIADLLKQKPINGVTIITNNIYIAEKLIESHYEIILLGGTIRKNSFSIVGPWSIKFLEDLNLDIAFLGTTGISYEKGFMVANFLEAELKKAIIQASEKKFIVTDSSKFFKKSFVSFSSFFEITGIITDKKIPIKFSNFFEKSKIHIDCV; translated from the coding sequence ATGTTTGCTGAAGAAAGACAAAAGAAAATATTGACTTTTATAAAAAACAAAGGGAAAGCATCCGTAAATGAATTATCTAAATTTTTAAATGTGAGTGCTGTAACTATAAGAAAAGATTTATCATATTTAGAAGAATTAGGGAAAGTGATTAGAACTCATGGAGGAGCCATTTTACCAGATCATGCAAAGGTAGAATGGAATTTTTTAAGTAAAATAAAACAGATGAGTTTTGAAAAAAAAGAAATTGCTAAAAAAGCTTACTCTTATATACAGGAAGATGATACTATTGCTCTGGATAGTAGTAGTACAAATTATTATATTGCAGATTTACTAAAACAAAAACCTATAAATGGTGTTACGATAATCACTAATAATATTTATATTGCGGAGAAATTAATTGAAAGTCATTATGAAATAATATTATTAGGAGGCACTATTAGGAAAAATAGTTTTTCTATAGTTGGTCCATGGTCAATAAAATTTCTTGAAGATTTGAATTTAGACATAGCTTTTCTTGGGACAACAGGAATATCTTACGAAAAGGGTTTTATGGTTGCTAATTTTCTAGAGGCTGAACTAAAAAAGGCTATTATACAAGCATCAGAAAAAAAGTTTATTGTAACTGATTCATCAAAATTTTTCAAAAAATCATTCGTTTCTTTTTCTAGCTTTTTTGAAATTACAGGAATTATAACCGATAAAAAAATCCCTATTAAATTTTCTAATTTTTTTGAGAAAAGTAAAATACATATTGATTGCGTTTAA
- a CDS encoding carbohydrate ABC transporter permease, whose protein sequence is MMSDKKYKITFFQRKKEKIIRIIVYFILITISLPIILSYLWLILSSFSKGMKYGIIPTEFTLEHWRFLWESVKGYPNIWSVTFNTFIVAFLVMAFEVFVSSFAGYALSRFKFKGRVPILKSILVLHSFPAVSLLVAIYYVLNTLNLINTLWGVILLKAALEIPWGSWIMKGFYDQLPWEIEWAGLVDGYSRIQVFRKIILPLVKPGIAVAAIFGFLSGWSEFVFINTFILNQQTWTLSRYIKGIIGDFRFVDYGLLTSISLFYIIPTLIFFLLTNKYLLEVNITGTKG, encoded by the coding sequence ATGATGAGTGATAAAAAATATAAAATAACTTTTTTTCAAAGGAAAAAAGAAAAAATAATACGCATAATAGTTTATTTTATTTTAATAACTATTAGTCTTCCAATAATTTTGAGTTATTTATGGCTTATATTAAGTTCTTTTTCGAAAGGAATGAAATATGGAATAATTCCTACTGAATTCACATTAGAGCATTGGAGGTTTTTATGGGAATCTGTTAAAGGATACCCTAATATTTGGTCTGTAACTTTTAATACTTTTATTGTAGCTTTTCTTGTAATGGCATTTGAAGTTTTTGTATCGAGTTTTGCTGGATATGCACTTTCAAGGTTTAAATTTAAGGGTAGAGTTCCTATTTTAAAAAGTATTCTTGTATTGCATTCATTTCCTGCAGTTTCTCTTTTGGTTGCTATTTATTATGTATTGAATACGCTAAATTTAATCAATACTTTATGGGGAGTCATTTTATTAAAGGCTGCTTTAGAAATACCATGGGGCTCGTGGATTATGAAAGGTTTTTATGATCAACTTCCATGGGAAATAGAATGGGCAGGTTTGGTTGATGGTTATAGCAGAATACAAGTTTTTAGGAAAATAATTTTACCTTTAGTTAAACCAGGTATTGCAGTTGCTGCGATTTTTGGATTTCTTTCTGGATGGTCAGAGTTTGTTTTTATAAATACATTTATTTTAAACCAACAAACCTGGACTTTGTCAAGATATATAAAAGGAATAATTGGAGATTTCAGATTTGTAGATTATGGTTTATTAACATCCATTTCTTTATTTTACATAATACCAACATTAATATTCTTTTTACTTACAAACAAATATCTTTTAGAAGTTAATATAACGGGTACTAAAGGTTAA
- a CDS encoding ABC transporter substrate-binding protein: MKKLSVLLVVLMIVSTMMFSVKTIKMVAWTVGPDDPSINRKVNLEKAAERLNKMLETAGSDIRIDLEVSFDSTDWGSYKQRALIAFQSGKQQIDIITSGHDDIGMWAAAKYIIPIDSYVQKFWDLGLYDIIPSLWESTKFKGKIYGIPQDTEARPLYARRDKLREMGYTDAQIDDMMNKFNTGEYTLYDLVRIAQEGIEMGVVKWGLWHRPSKGIDYFQIFTSFGAQIYDQATNKLVFDEVNMRKAFQFFYDISNKYKITPKTLIGTPWNSVHSSFAGPEGNVLFHMGGTWNVAEWKKMFGYTNEDIKEKFAFSLTPSAYKGKPGNTLSHPVVYMVTSRSKYPELATLLITLASAADLNAKHAIDSGHLAIRFEEMSNQYYAKDEFTKKVTALLPYTSFIPNNDRFDEYNKAIFDAITALEAGRFTPDQAIRFVEMTLKSRLKDDVIIKK, encoded by the coding sequence ATGAAAAAACTTAGTGTTTTATTGGTAGTTTTGATGATTGTTAGTACCATGATGTTTAGTGTTAAAACCATAAAAATGGTAGCATGGACAGTAGGACCAGATGATCCGTCGATTAATAGAAAAGTTAATTTAGAAAAAGCAGCAGAGAGATTAAATAAGATGCTTGAAACGGCAGGTTCTGATATAAGAATAGATTTAGAAGTATCTTTTGATTCAACTGATTGGGGATCATACAAACAAAGAGCATTGATAGCATTTCAATCTGGAAAGCAACAAATAGATATTATAACCAGTGGGCATGATGATATTGGAATGTGGGCAGCAGCAAAATATATAATACCTATAGACTCTTATGTTCAAAAATTTTGGGATTTAGGATTGTATGATATAATTCCTTCTTTATGGGAATCAACAAAGTTTAAAGGTAAGATTTATGGAATTCCTCAAGATACAGAAGCAAGACCACTATATGCTAGAAGAGATAAATTGCGAGAAATGGGTTATACAGATGCTCAAATAGATGATATGATGAATAAATTTAATACAGGAGAATATACATTATACGATTTAGTTAGAATTGCTCAAGAAGGTATTGAAATGGGTGTTGTAAAATGGGGATTATGGCATAGACCTTCAAAAGGTATAGATTATTTCCAAATTTTTACATCTTTTGGAGCACAAATATATGATCAAGCTACTAATAAATTAGTTTTTGATGAAGTAAATATGAGAAAAGCATTCCAGTTCTTCTATGATATATCAAACAAATATAAAATTACACCAAAAACTTTAATCGGAACACCTTGGAATTCGGTTCATAGTTCTTTTGCTGGTCCTGAAGGTAATGTATTATTCCATATGGGAGGCACATGGAATGTTGCAGAATGGAAAAAAATGTTTGGATATACAAATGAAGATATAAAAGAAAAATTTGCTTTTTCATTAACACCAAGTGCTTATAAAGGAAAACCTGGAAACACTTTATCACATCCAGTTGTATACATGGTTACTTCAAGATCCAAATATCCAGAATTAGCAACATTATTGATAACATTAGCTTCAGCAGCAGATTTAAATGCTAAACATGCTATAGATAGCGGACATTTAGCTATAAGATTTGAAGAAATGAGTAATCAATACTATGCAAAAGATGAATTTACGAAAAAAGTAACTGCTTTATTACCATATACATCATTTATACCAAATAATGATAGATTTGATGAATATAATAAAGCTATTTTTGATGCAATTACAGCTTTAGAAGCAGGAAGATTTACACCAGATCAAGCAATTAGATTTGTTGAAATGACTTTGAAATCAAGATTGAAAGATGATGTTATTATTAAAAAGTAA
- a CDS encoding LacI family DNA-binding transcriptional regulator, which yields MTSIDDVAKLAGVSTATVSRVINNKGKYSEKTKLKVLKAVEELNYKPSTQARHLAKFRKGFNICVLYSERIKKHLISEKNEFIQKSFYSIVLKGIADGAQENKVKMDTLTFNEFIKKNTKYDGILILGSDKIPNNILECNIPIVFIDNYIVGKKTNSIVSNGFDGTYYTIDKMIKRGYKKIFHIHGSLMFYGFRRRFEGYELAMKNNNLFPITYEIKEEEESINYVMSMIMPKKPEIIFASNDSIAIMILKYLKNNNIKVPDEVQLIGFDDVIDATLVNPPLSTIKVFKYEMGNVALERLIELINGKNLHPYVTSLFTEFIERKTTKGV from the coding sequence ATGACAAGTATTGATGATGTTGCTAAATTAGCAGGCGTTTCAACAGCAACTGTTTCAAGAGTTATCAATAATAAAGGAAAATATTCAGAAAAAACAAAATTAAAAGTTTTAAAAGCTGTTGAAGAATTAAATTATAAACCTTCAACTCAAGCTCGTCATTTAGCTAAATTCAGAAAAGGCTTCAACATATGTGTTTTATATAGTGAAAGAATTAAAAAACACTTAATTTCAGAGAAAAATGAATTTATACAAAAAAGCTTTTATTCTATAGTCTTAAAAGGTATTGCAGACGGAGCTCAAGAAAATAAAGTAAAAATGGATACTCTGACTTTCAATGAATTTATTAAAAAAAATACTAAATATGATGGAATTCTTATTTTAGGTTCTGATAAAATACCTAATAACATTTTAGAATGTAATATCCCAATAGTTTTTATTGATAATTATATTGTTGGAAAAAAAACAAACTCTATAGTTTCAAATGGATTCGATGGAACATACTATACTATTGATAAAATGATCAAAAGAGGATATAAAAAAATTTTTCATATTCATGGTTCTTTGATGTTTTATGGATTCCGTCGAAGATTTGAAGGTTATGAATTAGCAATGAAAAATAATAATTTATTTCCAATAACTTATGAAATAAAAGAAGAGGAAGAATCAATAAATTATGTTATGAGCATGATAATGCCTAAAAAACCAGAAATAATTTTTGCTTCTAATGATTCGATAGCTATAATGATATTAAAATATTTAAAAAATAATAATATAAAAGTACCAGATGAAGTCCAATTAATAGGATTTGATGATGTTATAGATGCAACATTAGTTAATCCACCTCTTTCAACAATTAAAGTTTTCAAATATGAAATGGGAAATGTTGCTTTAGAAAGACTTATAGAACTTATCAATGGAAAAAATTTACATCCTTATGTAACTTCTTTATTCACTGAATTTATAGAAAGAAAAACTACAAAGGGGGTATAA
- the iolG gene encoding inositol 2-dehydrogenase, which produces MDKKLKIGVIGAGRIGKIHARNIAKLNNVELISIADINVEAAKDLAIKVGAKKYFSDFLKVINDDEIDAVVICSPTNTHAKLIIESAKAGKDIFCEKPIDFDIEVIKKALEVVKECGVKLQLGFNRRFDHNFKKIKELIQNDELGKPHIIKITSRDPKAPPPEYVKTSGGIFMDMTIHDFDMARYLANSEVEEVFAVGNVLINPEFEELHDFDTAVITLKFKNNAVCLIDNSRETSYGYDQRIEYFGIKGCAIAQNDKPTNTIILNEKGVLSDKPLYFFLERYMKSFEEEIKEFVNSVLNGKNVPVSGEDGLKATLIAKAALISARENRPVKMEELL; this is translated from the coding sequence ATGGATAAAAAACTTAAAATTGGTGTAATTGGAGCAGGAAGGATTGGTAAAATTCATGCAAGGAATATTGCCAAATTAAATAATGTTGAATTAATAAGTATTGCTGATATTAATGTTGAAGCAGCCAAAGATTTAGCAATAAAAGTTGGTGCAAAAAAATATTTTTCTGATTTCCTAAAAGTGATAAACGATGATGAAATTGATGCTGTTGTTATTTGCTCGCCAACTAATACTCATGCAAAGCTAATAATAGAAAGTGCAAAAGCTGGAAAAGATATATTTTGCGAAAAACCTATAGACTTTGATATAGAAGTTATCAAAAAAGCTTTGGAAGTTGTTAAAGAATGTGGAGTGAAATTACAATTGGGCTTTAATAGAAGATTTGATCATAATTTTAAAAAAATCAAAGAATTAATACAAAATGATGAGTTAGGAAAACCTCATATTATAAAAATTACATCTAGAGATCCAAAAGCACCCCCTCCTGAATATGTAAAAACTTCTGGAGGAATTTTCATGGATATGACCATACATGATTTTGATATGGCAAGATATCTTGCTAATTCGGAAGTAGAAGAGGTTTTTGCTGTGGGTAATGTTTTAATAAATCCAGAATTTGAAGAATTACATGATTTTGATACTGCTGTTATAACATTAAAATTTAAAAACAATGCCGTATGTCTAATAGATAATAGTAGAGAAACTTCATATGGTTATGATCAGAGAATTGAATATTTTGGAATTAAAGGATGTGCTATTGCTCAAAATGATAAACCTACCAATACTATAATATTAAACGAAAAAGGGGTTTTATCTGATAAACCTTTATACTTTTTTTTAGAAAGATATATGAAATCATTTGAAGAAGAAATAAAAGAGTTTGTTAATTCTGTATTAAACGGTAAAAATGTTCCTGTTTCTGGAGAGGATGGTTTAAAAGCCACTTTAATCGCTAAAGCTGCTTTAATTTCCGCAAGAGAAAACCGCCCTGTAAAAATGGAAGAACTTTTATAA